From the genome of Spinacia oleracea cultivar Varoflay chromosome 2, BTI_SOV_V1, whole genome shotgun sequence, one region includes:
- the LOC110790414 gene encoding mitochondrial adenine nucleotide transporter ADNT1 — translation MASEDVKTSESAVSTIVNLAEEAKIAREGVKAPSYAVLTICKSLVAGGVAGGVSRTAVAPLERLKILLQVQNPHSIKYNGTVQGLKYIWQTEGFRGLFKGNGTNCARIVPNSAVKFFSYEQASKGILWLHQQRSGNEDAELTPLLRLGAGACAGIIAMSATYPMDMVRGRITVQTAKSPYQYRGMVHALSTILREEGPRALYKGWLPSVIGVIPYVGLNFAVYESLKEWLVKARPFGLIQDSELSVTTRLGCGAVAGTIGQTVAYPLDVIRRRMQMVGWKDASSIVTGDGREKVPLQYNGMIDTFRKTVRHEGFRALYKGLVPNSVKVVPSISIAFVTYEVVKDVLGVEMRISD, via the exons ATGGCATCGGAGGATGTGAAGACTAGTGAATCAGCCGTTTCGACGATCGTAAACCTTGCTGAAGAGGCCAAGATTGCTAGAGAAGGCGTTAAAGCTCCCAGCTATGCTGTTCTTACCATCTGCAAGTCTCTCGTTGCTGGTGGTGTCGCCGGAGGAGT GTCTCGTACTGCTGTTGCTCCCTTGGAACGCCTTAAGATATTGCTCCAG GTTCAAAATCCACATAGCATTAAATACAATGGAACTGTTCAAGGGTTAAAGTATATATGGCAGACGGAAGGATTTCGAGGACTGTTCAAGGGTAATGGAACAAATTGTGCACGCATTGTGCCAAACTCTGCAGTCAAGTTTTTCAGCTACGAGCAAGCTTCTAA GGGCATATTGTGGTTACATCAGCAACGGAGTGGAAATG AGGATGCTGAACTCACTCCTTTATTGCGTCTTGGGGCTGGAGCATGTGCTGGCATCATAGCGATGTCTGCAACTTACCCGATGGACATGGTACGGGGCAGGATCACCGTACAG ACTGCAAAGTCTCCATACCAGTACAGAGGCATGGTCCATGCGCTATCAACAATTCTTCGTGAGGAAGGTCCACGCGCTTTATACAAGGGCTGGCTTCCCTCTGTGATCGGAGTT ATTCCATATGTTGGTCTCAATTTCGCTGTGTATGAGTCATTAAAGGAATGGTTGGTGAAAGCTAGGCCATTTGGATTAATACAAGATAGTGAGTTGAGCGTGACAACAAGGCTCGGATGTGGGGCTGTTGCAGGGACTATTGGCCAAACTGTTGCTTACCCTCTCGATGTTATTCGCAGAAGGATGCAAATGGTTGGTTGGAAAGACGCTTCATCTATAGTAACCGGTGACGGAAGGGAAAAAGTCCCATTACAGTACAATGGCATGATCGATACATTTAGAAAAACCGTCAGACACGAGGGCTTCAGAGCTCTGTATAAAGGCCTGGTCCCTAATTCAGTAAAG GTTGTGCCATCCATATCGATTGCGTTTGTGACGTATGAGGTGGTGAAAGATGTTTTGGGAGTTGAAA